The sequence GACACAGAATTGTCAGGGAAATGGGAGGCCAGATAAGGAATATGAGAATTGGAGATGGAAACCTTCCAAGTGTGACCTCCCTAGGTTTGACCCAAAGATGTTCTTGGAGTTAATGAGAGGAAAAACACTAGCTTTTATCGGTGACTCAGTTGCGAGAAATCAAATGGAATCAATGCTGTGTATCTTGTGGCAGGTTAGAAGAGATTTCTTATTTTACTTTTGCTTACTTCTTCCCTTCTCCACTTCATTCCATTATTTATGTTCACCGCTGATTAGCAATTAATGTTTCTGCATGGGGAAAACTTTTTTTGGGCTGTTGCAAGTGGATCCTTGaaggttttctttttttttctttaaaaaaaaagttagaTTCTCTAGGTTCCTCTCTATTAATCACTCAAGTGTATTTTGGATCAACTCTAAACATTGAAAACCAGTTGCTAGAAAAAATTGGTATTTACAAATGCGGAggagaagaataaagaattAAGAACCTGGATCAAACACTATTTGTGCCACTTTGATTATAAATTGTGTTGGCTGACATATAAGCTATTGCTAATCATTAAATAAACTAGAAATTTAAGTTTTTTCGTTGATGTAATCTATTTATAGGAGTGTCACAGGATATATTAGAATGTAGGAATTTCTTGCATTGTGGAAAATACTCTAAAACCTGTCAATCTGTCATTTGCACTCTTATTAGGTTGAGGTTCCCAAAAACAGAGGCAACCGAAAAATGCAACGGTACTATTTTAGATCTACGTCTACAATGATTGTTCGCATATGGTCTTCCTGGCTTGTGCACCAAACATCCAAACCATTTGACTTTGCCCCAGAGGGCGTCGTCAAGCTTCACCTTGACTTACCAGATGAGGTCTTCATGGACTATATGTCAGGTTTTGATGTGGTTGTCCTCTCCTCTGGCCACTGGTTTGCCAAACAGTCGGTTTATATTCTGAACAATGAGATTGTAGGAGGACAGCTATGGTGGCCTGATAATTCCAGGCAAAAGAAGATTGATAATATTGAAGCTTTTGGAATATCAGTCGAGACAATTCTTACTGCCATAGGCTCTCATCCAAATTACACTGGTCTTACACTTGTTCGAACCTTTTCACCCGATCATTACGAGGGTGGAGAATGGAACACGGGAGGATCATGCACTGGGAAAGAACGGCCCATCTTGGAAGGTGAATTAGTTGAAAATCACTTCACCGATGTAATGCACGAGAAACAGGTGACAGGTTTTCACCGTGCGTTGAAGAAAAAGACTAACAAATCAAAAATGAAACTGATGGATATCACAGAAGCCTTTTCATATCGCCATGATGGGCATCCGGGTCCATATCGAAGTCCGGACCCAAATAAGATCACACAGAGAGGACCAGATGGTAAGCCTCCACCGCAGGATTGCTTGCATTGGTGCATGCCGGGTCCAGTTGATACATGGAATGAACTGGTACTGGAAAATATAAGAAGAGGATTCCAGGACTTGTAGAAATAATTTTGTTGTTAGCCCGATTGTAATTCTTGTTCATTATTTGTTAGAATCATTTTATTGTTCCACAACATAGAATAATGTGCGAGAGAAAGATATCATAAGTTTTATAGGCTATTGCTGATGCAAAATCTTTGTAGTTCACTCCTGTATTGTAACATATTACGGTAATAGCGCCAACAGGTCAGCTTCATCCGTTTGTCCTAATGTACTCAACAGACATTAGCACCCATCACTTTTCAACCTCTTTTCAATATTAGCAGTTTCTACTGTGTTGTATAGAAGGATGTATGTTGAAAAATGTGGCTGATTTTGTAGCTAGACTTTTATGGCTGGCTACAGC comes from Henckelia pumila isolate YLH828 chromosome 4, ASM3356847v2, whole genome shotgun sequence and encodes:
- the LOC140864180 gene encoding protein YLS7-like, whose product is MTEVAKPVYHRNFLSIIGLVGGLSVFLVLASTVLVQQPIGSTVRGYFYVVDSSIEVRSDSTGGSVSNSNYSDGSPEDTRGSSSSVLGGNGNGGVSLHGNINPVGKGTGKSTPGSLEKNNLSSSVLVESENSKNVHPYSEVRQEEDSITNPSSSGCDLYHGTWIYDPIGPLYTNNSCPVITQTQNCQGNGRPDKEYENWRWKPSKCDLPRFDPKMFLELMRGKTLAFIGDSVARNQMESMLCILWQVEVPKNRGNRKMQRYYFRSTSTMIVRIWSSWLVHQTSKPFDFAPEGVVKLHLDLPDEVFMDYMSGFDVVVLSSGHWFAKQSVYILNNEIVGGQLWWPDNSRQKKIDNIEAFGISVETILTAIGSHPNYTGLTLVRTFSPDHYEGGEWNTGGSCTGKERPILEGELVENHFTDVMHEKQVTGFHRALKKKTNKSKMKLMDITEAFSYRHDGHPGPYRSPDPNKITQRGPDGKPPPQDCLHWCMPGPVDTWNELVLENIRRGFQDL